From one Micromonospora siamensis genomic stretch:
- a CDS encoding CRTAC1 family protein has product MRSSSTPLVRRLTPALFVIALAATLLVVAQRPTVAAADREALASRFRFTEMPIALPDNLPQRSVRVVNPRYEHIRSWTSSVGAAISVNDLDGHGVANDLCLVDTRSDSVIVTPAPAGGDTYQPFVLDPAPLPMADTIAPMGCVPGDLNGDGWTDLLVYYWGRTPVVFLHRAQSGPLTIASYQPTELIEPSVAPGNTYQGKQWNTNAVAVADFDGDGHPDLGIFNYFPDSGVLDPNGQPNVVMNHSMSRAQNAGGAHILHWSGATASSVAYREQPAIDPRYATGWTLAASSADLDGDLLPELYVANDFGQDRMFHNTSTPGHISFALVAGRRDATTPKSLVLGNDSFKGMGIDFGDLDGTGRFDAFVSNITVAWGLEESNFVWVNTATSAAGARADLDAGIAPYRNEAARRDMAWTGWGWDAKMADFDNSGHLAIVQASGFVRGTINRFNWLQELAMSNDMLLESPEMWPNARPGDDIAGHEPMAFWAPDGRGRYLNLSESLGLDATIPTRGVAVADTNADGGQDFAIARQWGPPAYYRNGNTGRGNYLGLRLYRPATLGPTAGPVGTPAYGAQVLVTTADGHRQVAQLDGGGGHSGKRSFDVFFGLGDQGSQPVSAEISWRDVAGQTHVQTVDLRAGWHNLMLTDQVKEVPAK; this is encoded by the coding sequence ATGCGATCGAGCTCAACACCTCTGGTCCGCCGGCTCACCCCGGCCCTCTTCGTCATCGCCCTGGCCGCCACGCTGCTGGTCGTGGCGCAGCGGCCGACGGTGGCGGCGGCCGACCGGGAAGCCCTGGCCTCGCGATTCCGCTTCACCGAGATGCCCATCGCGCTGCCGGACAACCTCCCGCAGCGAAGCGTCCGGGTGGTCAACCCGCGCTACGAGCACATCCGGTCGTGGACCTCGTCGGTCGGCGCCGCCATCTCCGTCAACGACCTGGACGGCCACGGCGTGGCCAACGACCTGTGCCTGGTCGACACCCGGTCCGACTCGGTGATCGTCACCCCGGCCCCGGCCGGCGGCGACACCTACCAGCCGTTCGTGCTGGATCCGGCCCCGCTGCCGATGGCCGACACCATCGCGCCGATGGGCTGCGTCCCGGGCGACCTCAACGGCGACGGCTGGACCGATCTGCTGGTCTACTACTGGGGCCGCACGCCCGTGGTGTTCCTGCACCGGGCACAGTCGGGTCCGCTGACCATCGCCAGCTACCAGCCGACCGAGCTGATCGAGCCCTCGGTCGCGCCCGGTAACACGTACCAGGGCAAGCAGTGGAACACCAACGCGGTGGCGGTCGCCGACTTCGACGGTGACGGCCACCCGGATCTCGGGATCTTCAACTACTTCCCGGACAGCGGCGTACTGGACCCGAACGGGCAGCCCAACGTGGTGATGAACCACTCGATGTCCCGGGCCCAGAACGCCGGCGGCGCGCACATCCTGCACTGGTCCGGGGCGACCGCCTCGTCGGTCGCGTACCGGGAACAGCCGGCCATCGACCCGCGCTACGCCACCGGCTGGACGTTGGCGGCCAGCTCGGCCGACCTCGACGGCGACCTGTTGCCCGAGCTGTACGTGGCCAACGACTTCGGTCAGGACCGCATGTTCCACAACACGTCGACCCCGGGGCACATCTCGTTCGCCCTGGTTGCCGGCCGGCGGGACGCGACCACGCCGAAGTCCCTGGTGCTCGGCAACGACTCGTTCAAGGGCATGGGCATCGACTTCGGCGACCTCGACGGCACCGGCCGGTTCGACGCGTTCGTCAGCAACATCACCGTCGCCTGGGGGCTGGAGGAGAGCAACTTCGTCTGGGTGAACACCGCGACCAGCGCCGCCGGCGCCCGGGCCGACCTGGACGCGGGCATCGCGCCGTACCGTAACGAGGCGGCCCGGCGCGACATGGCCTGGACCGGCTGGGGCTGGGACGCCAAGATGGCCGACTTCGACAACAGTGGCCACCTGGCCATCGTGCAGGCCAGCGGCTTCGTCCGGGGGACCATCAACCGGTTCAACTGGCTGCAGGAACTGGCCATGAGCAACGACATGCTGCTCGAGAGCCCGGAGATGTGGCCGAACGCCCGTCCGGGGGACGACATCGCCGGCCATGAACCGATGGCGTTCTGGGCGCCCGACGGCCGCGGCCGTTATCTCAACCTCAGCGAGAGCCTCGGCCTGGACGCGACGATCCCGACCCGGGGCGTGGCGGTCGCCGACACGAACGCCGACGGCGGGCAGGACTTCGCCATCGCCCGCCAGTGGGGTCCGCCTGCCTACTACCGCAACGGCAACACCGGTCGCGGCAACTACCTGGGCCTGCGCCTGTACCGGCCGGCCACGCTCGGCCCGACCGCCGGCCCTGTCGGCACCCCGGCGTACGGGGCCCAGGTCCTGGTGACCACGGCCGACGGCCACCGGCAGGTCGCCCAGCTCGACGGCGGGGGAGGCCATTCCGGCAAACGCAGTTTCGACGTGTTCTTCGGCCTGGGCGACCAGGGTTCGCAACCGGTCTCGGCCGAGATCAGCTGGCGGGACGTAGCCGGACAGACCCACGTGCAGACAGTCGACCTGCGGGCCGGCTGGCACAACCTGATGCTGACCGACCAGGTCAAGGAGGTACCAGCGAAATGA
- a CDS encoding flavin reductase family protein — MERLQLVRESVEEKASLRRVLGAFATGVTVLTVGGDLPHGMTANSFASVSLDPPLVLVCVGREALMHEVLATRTAFAVSILASDQSQVARYFADKRRPVGRDQFDPVSWYPGGHSGAPLIDGALAHLECELEHRHDAGDHTIYVGRLVSLWRRPGDDALLFINGQFRVPTSVGH; from the coding sequence GTGGAAAGGCTTCAGCTGGTTCGCGAGTCCGTCGAGGAGAAGGCGTCACTGCGGCGGGTGCTCGGCGCCTTCGCCACCGGGGTCACCGTCCTGACGGTCGGCGGGGACCTTCCCCACGGCATGACCGCCAACTCGTTCGCCTCGGTCTCGCTCGACCCACCGCTGGTCCTGGTCTGCGTGGGGAGGGAAGCACTCATGCACGAGGTGCTGGCCACCCGGACCGCCTTTGCGGTGTCGATCCTGGCGTCCGATCAGTCCCAGGTGGCGCGGTACTTCGCCGACAAGCGGCGGCCGGTCGGCCGCGACCAGTTCGACCCGGTGTCGTGGTACCCCGGCGGGCACAGCGGCGCCCCGCTGATCGACGGGGCGCTGGCCCACCTCGAATGCGAGCTGGAGCACCGCCACGACGCCGGCGACCACACGATCTACGTCGGCCGGCTGGTGTCGCTGTGGCGCCGACCGGGCGACGACGCGCTGCTGTTCATCAACGGGCAGTTCCGCGTCCCGACCAGCGTGGGGCACTGA
- a CDS encoding acyl-CoA thioesterase — translation MKYFEYRHVVGFEETNMVGNVYYVNYLRWQGRCREMFLKDRAPSVLEDLQQDLKLFTLKVDCEFFAELTAFDELSIRMRLTELAQTQVQFGFDYIRLDEHGETLVARGSQRVACMRGPNTRTTPARVPDALVKALQPYS, via the coding sequence ATGAAGTACTTCGAGTACCGCCATGTCGTGGGGTTCGAGGAAACCAACATGGTGGGCAACGTCTACTACGTCAACTACCTGCGGTGGCAGGGGCGTTGCCGGGAGATGTTCCTCAAGGACCGGGCGCCTTCGGTCCTCGAGGACCTCCAGCAGGACCTGAAGCTGTTCACCCTCAAGGTCGACTGCGAGTTCTTCGCCGAGCTCACCGCGTTCGACGAGCTGTCGATCCGGATGCGCCTGACCGAGCTGGCCCAGACCCAGGTGCAGTTCGGCTTCGACTACATCCGGCTGGACGAGCACGGGGAGACCCTCGTCGCTCGCGGCAGCCAGCGGGTCGCCTGCATGCGGGGGCCGAACACCCGGACGACTCCGGCCCGCGTGCCGGACGCGCTGGTCAAGGCCCTCCAGCCCTACTCCTAG
- a CDS encoding type I polyketide synthase produces MTRIAIVGMACRYPDASDPRELWENAIAGRRAFRQLPAERMNLDDYWSADPATPDRFYARTAAVIEGYEFDRVAYRVAGSTYRSTDLTHWLALDVAALALADAGFPNGEGLPRPRTAVVVGNSLTGEFSRASQMRLRWPFVRRTVAAALQREGWDDDRLGAFLSTLEGTYKAPFPEVDEDTLAGGLSNTIAGRICNYFDLNGGGYTVDGACSSSLLSVATACNALVDGTIDVAVAGGVDLSIDPFEVIGFAKTGALSRSEMKVYDRGANGFWPGEGCGMVVLMREEDARRGNQRVIATVAGWGISSDGKGGMTRPETSGYQLAMQRAYERAGFGVETVGLFEGHGTGTAVGDATELRALSEARRDAGATGTPAVVSSIKAMIGHTKAAAGVAGLIKAAMAVHHQVLPPALGCDDPHDLLTAPDATLRVLRRAEPWSAAGPYRAGVTGMGFGGINTHVVLENTKRRNGFDVRTRAMAAAIQDRELLLVDAASASELADRLRQLVDFVPVISYAQLGDLAATLHRQLRELPYRAAVVASSPTDAVARLRSLLEKVEAGETTSFSPDGRTLLGHFAKRGQIGYLFPGQGSGHGTSGGAIRRRFAEAAEVYTAAALPTGGDTVATEVAQPRIVTGSLAGLRVLSSLGLEATVAVGHSLGELSALHWAGALDEDALLRLAGQRGRAMSEHGATGAMAGISVPPGAVDQITDGLDVVVAAYNGPQQVVVAGRVEAVEAACARARDAGYGAGRLPVSHAFHSPLVAGAAEVFGKSIDGQDWAPLTGRVMSTVTGEPLPADADLTRLLRDQITDPVLFQPALALAAKEVDLFIEVGPGRVLSGLATAADLRAVALDTDDESLGGVLCAVGAAFVVGATEVDSTLFHGRLLKPLEVGARQTFFSNPCETAPSISIAAPVRPAAPAPLTDTVPAAVTGGGATSSLELLRQLSAVRAELPLDLVRQDSLLLDDLHLSSITVGQIVNQVAAELGIPAGQVPRNFATSTIRELAEAFDALPLDAEPDRPAASVPTGSAPWVRPWSVDLDVAPPPQAPARGDDGEWQVFAPSDHPFAADLRAALARAGVGAGVLTCLPPDCAESDLELALRGARAALAGDRRFVLVQHGRGAAGLAKTLHLESPGTRVTVVHLADDHQAVARVTAEAAATESFSEVHYDADGTRRTPVLRVLPFAPARSVDALTAGDVLLVTGGGKGITAECALVMAQDTGARLALLGRSDPERDTELSANLARMAQAGITVEYARADVTDATSVRQAVARLTGALGPVTAVLHGAGRNDPAALTSVDTEMIARTLAPKVGGLETVLAAVDPRQVRLLVTLGSIIGRAGLPGEAHYATANEWLAHATAEFGRRNPHCRTMCLEWSVWSGVGMGERLDVVGSLDRDGVSAISPDQGVAVLRRLLADPDAPETVVISGRTHGIDTVRYAEPALPLLRFVDRPLLRYHGVELVCEVELSAGTDLYLADHVLDGNQLFPAVFGMEAMAQVAAAVTGATGAPVVEDAEFLRPIVVPLHGATRIRVAAVVTGPDTVEVALRGEETGFDADHFRARLSFAPAVPAAGAPEQTAPGLPDVPLDPATDLYGPVLFQGRRFQRLRAYHRVAARDVDATVAADASTDWFAAYLPATLLLGDPGVRDAMMHGNQVCVPDATLLPQGIERIVPAGAAMFDADTLRFRATERSRDGDTYVYDIALRDASGTVVERWEGLRLRAVRKLDGSGPWHPVLLGSYLERALDDVLGSAIAVAVEPAPAGLDRSTATVAVGRALGAPAKVRHTRDGRPSVSGRNVSTSSAAGLALCVAAVDPVGCAVEPVAGQGADQLGPHATAARMVAEAAGEPLDAAAARVRAALDCRSGDGEWRVATAGPAGWVVLERDDQRVATFVTTVSGASGKLAVAILSGGRA; encoded by the coding sequence ATGACCCGGATCGCAATTGTCGGCATGGCCTGCCGGTACCCCGATGCCAGTGATCCGCGTGAGCTGTGGGAGAACGCGATCGCCGGGCGGCGCGCGTTCCGCCAGCTCCCGGCGGAGCGGATGAACCTCGACGACTACTGGTCGGCCGATCCGGCCACCCCGGACCGGTTCTACGCGCGGACGGCCGCGGTCATCGAGGGCTACGAGTTCGACCGGGTCGCCTACCGCGTCGCCGGCAGCACCTACCGGTCGACCGACCTCACCCACTGGCTCGCCCTGGACGTCGCGGCGCTGGCCCTGGCCGACGCCGGATTCCCGAACGGGGAGGGCCTGCCCCGGCCGCGTACCGCCGTGGTGGTGGGCAACAGCCTCACCGGTGAATTCTCCCGGGCCAGCCAGATGCGGCTGCGCTGGCCGTTCGTCCGGCGCACCGTCGCCGCCGCCCTGCAACGGGAAGGCTGGGACGACGACCGGCTCGGCGCGTTCCTGTCGACGCTGGAAGGCACCTACAAGGCCCCGTTCCCCGAGGTGGACGAGGACACCCTGGCCGGTGGCCTGTCCAACACGATCGCCGGCCGGATCTGCAACTACTTCGACCTCAACGGCGGCGGCTACACCGTCGACGGCGCCTGTTCCTCGTCGCTGCTGTCCGTGGCGACCGCGTGCAATGCCCTGGTCGACGGCACGATCGACGTGGCCGTGGCCGGCGGGGTCGACCTGTCGATCGATCCGTTCGAGGTCATCGGCTTCGCCAAGACCGGCGCGCTGTCCCGCTCCGAGATGAAGGTCTACGACCGCGGCGCGAACGGGTTCTGGCCCGGTGAGGGCTGCGGCATGGTCGTCCTGATGCGCGAGGAGGACGCCCGGCGCGGCAACCAGCGGGTGATCGCGACGGTGGCCGGCTGGGGCATCTCCTCCGACGGCAAGGGCGGTATGACCCGGCCCGAGACCAGCGGCTACCAGCTGGCGATGCAGCGGGCGTACGAGCGGGCCGGCTTCGGGGTCGAGACGGTCGGCCTGTTCGAGGGCCACGGCACCGGTACCGCGGTGGGCGACGCGACCGAGCTGCGGGCGTTGTCCGAGGCGCGGCGGGACGCGGGAGCGACCGGGACGCCGGCCGTGGTCAGCTCGATCAAGGCGATGATCGGCCACACCAAGGCGGCGGCCGGCGTGGCCGGGCTGATCAAGGCGGCGATGGCCGTCCACCACCAGGTGCTGCCGCCGGCGCTGGGCTGTGACGACCCGCACGACCTGCTGACCGCTCCGGACGCGACGTTGCGCGTGCTGCGCCGGGCCGAACCGTGGTCGGCTGCCGGTCCGTACCGGGCCGGGGTGACGGGCATGGGCTTCGGGGGGATCAACACCCACGTCGTGCTCGAGAACACCAAGCGGCGCAACGGGTTCGACGTCCGTACCCGGGCGATGGCCGCGGCCATCCAGGATCGGGAACTGCTGCTGGTCGACGCGGCGTCGGCCAGCGAGCTGGCTGACCGACTGCGCCAGCTGGTCGACTTCGTACCGGTGATCTCGTACGCCCAGCTGGGCGACCTCGCCGCGACGCTGCATCGGCAGCTCCGCGAGCTGCCGTACCGCGCGGCCGTGGTGGCCAGTTCGCCCACCGACGCGGTCGCCCGGCTGCGCAGCCTGTTGGAGAAGGTCGAGGCGGGCGAGACGACCAGCTTCAGCCCGGACGGGCGGACCCTGCTCGGACACTTCGCCAAGCGCGGCCAGATCGGCTACCTGTTCCCGGGCCAGGGATCCGGCCACGGTACGAGCGGCGGCGCGATCCGGCGCCGGTTCGCCGAGGCTGCCGAGGTGTACACGGCCGCCGCGCTGCCCACCGGCGGCGACACCGTGGCGACCGAGGTCGCCCAGCCGCGGATCGTCACCGGTTCGCTCGCCGGGCTGCGGGTCCTGTCCTCGCTTGGGCTGGAGGCGACGGTGGCCGTCGGCCACAGCCTCGGCGAGCTGTCGGCCCTGCACTGGGCCGGCGCGCTGGACGAGGACGCGTTGCTGCGCCTGGCCGGCCAACGCGGCCGGGCCATGAGCGAGCACGGCGCGACCGGCGCGATGGCCGGGATCAGCGTTCCACCCGGCGCCGTCGACCAGATCACCGATGGCCTCGACGTGGTCGTCGCCGCCTACAACGGCCCGCAGCAGGTCGTGGTGGCCGGCCGGGTCGAAGCGGTCGAGGCGGCCTGTGCCCGGGCCCGCGACGCCGGTTACGGCGCCGGCCGGCTGCCGGTGTCGCACGCGTTCCACTCGCCACTGGTCGCCGGCGCGGCCGAGGTGTTCGGGAAGTCGATCGACGGCCAGGACTGGGCGCCGTTGACCGGTCGCGTGATGTCCACCGTGACCGGCGAACCGCTGCCGGCCGACGCGGACCTCACCCGCCTGCTGCGCGACCAGATCACCGATCCGGTGCTGTTCCAGCCGGCGCTCGCGCTCGCCGCCAAGGAGGTCGACCTGTTCATCGAGGTCGGTCCCGGCCGGGTGCTGTCCGGTCTGGCCACCGCCGCCGACCTGCGGGCGGTGGCCCTGGACACCGATGACGAGTCGCTGGGCGGCGTGCTGTGCGCGGTCGGAGCGGCGTTCGTGGTCGGGGCGACCGAGGTCGACTCCACCCTGTTCCACGGCCGGCTGCTCAAGCCGCTGGAGGTCGGGGCCCGTCAGACGTTCTTCAGCAACCCCTGCGAGACGGCCCCGTCGATCAGTATCGCGGCCCCGGTGCGACCGGCCGCGCCGGCGCCGCTGACCGATACCGTCCCGGCGGCCGTCACCGGCGGTGGTGCGACGTCGAGCCTGGAACTGCTGCGGCAGCTGTCCGCCGTCCGGGCCGAACTGCCGCTGGACCTGGTCCGCCAGGACAGCCTGCTCCTCGACGACCTGCACCTCAGCTCGATCACCGTCGGTCAGATCGTCAACCAGGTCGCCGCCGAACTCGGGATCCCGGCCGGGCAGGTGCCGCGCAACTTCGCCACCTCGACCATCCGGGAACTCGCCGAGGCGTTCGACGCCCTGCCCCTCGACGCCGAGCCGGACCGGCCGGCCGCCTCGGTGCCGACCGGATCAGCGCCCTGGGTCCGGCCCTGGTCGGTCGACCTGGACGTCGCGCCGCCGCCGCAGGCGCCGGCCCGGGGCGACGACGGCGAGTGGCAGGTCTTCGCACCGTCCGATCACCCGTTCGCCGCGGATCTGCGGGCCGCTCTGGCCCGCGCCGGGGTGGGCGCGGGTGTGCTCACCTGCCTGCCGCCGGACTGCGCCGAATCCGACCTGGAGCTGGCCCTGCGCGGCGCCAGGGCGGCCCTCGCCGGTGACCGGCGGTTCGTTCTGGTCCAGCACGGCCGGGGCGCGGCCGGCCTGGCCAAGACGCTTCATCTGGAGTCGCCCGGGACCCGGGTGACCGTGGTCCACCTGGCCGACGACCACCAGGCGGTGGCCCGGGTGACGGCCGAGGCCGCCGCGACCGAGTCGTTCTCCGAGGTGCACTACGACGCGGACGGCACCCGGCGGACACCGGTGCTGCGGGTGCTGCCGTTCGCCCCGGCTCGCAGTGTCGACGCCCTCACCGCCGGGGACGTGCTGCTGGTCACCGGCGGCGGCAAGGGCATCACGGCCGAGTGCGCCCTGGTCATGGCTCAGGACACCGGAGCCCGCCTGGCTCTCCTCGGCCGGTCCGACCCGGAGCGGGACACCGAGCTGTCGGCCAACCTGGCCCGGATGGCGCAGGCCGGCATCACCGTCGAGTACGCCCGGGCCGACGTCACCGACGCGACGTCGGTCCGGCAGGCGGTGGCCCGGCTCACCGGGGCGCTCGGCCCGGTCACCGCCGTCCTGCACGGCGCCGGCCGAAACGATCCGGCCGCGCTGACCTCGGTGGACACCGAAATGATCGCCCGTACCCTGGCGCCGAAGGTCGGCGGCCTGGAGACGGTGCTGGCCGCGGTCGATCCGCGCCAGGTACGGCTGCTGGTGACCCTGGGCAGCATCATCGGTCGGGCCGGGTTGCCCGGCGAGGCCCACTACGCCACCGCGAACGAGTGGCTGGCCCACGCCACCGCCGAGTTCGGTCGACGGAACCCGCACTGCCGCACGATGTGCCTCGAATGGTCGGTGTGGTCGGGCGTCGGCATGGGAGAACGGCTGGACGTGGTCGGATCGCTCGACCGCGACGGGGTCAGCGCGATCTCGCCGGACCAGGGTGTCGCCGTGCTGCGTCGCCTGCTGGCCGACCCGGACGCCCCGGAGACGGTGGTGATCAGCGGACGGACGCATGGCATCGACACGGTGCGGTACGCCGAGCCGGCCCTGCCGTTGCTGCGCTTCGTGGACCGTCCGCTGCTGCGATACCACGGGGTGGAACTCGTCTGCGAGGTCGAGCTGAGCGCGGGCACCGACCTGTACCTGGCCGACCACGTGCTCGACGGCAACCAGCTGTTCCCGGCGGTCTTCGGCATGGAGGCCATGGCGCAGGTGGCGGCGGCCGTCACCGGCGCCACCGGAGCGCCCGTCGTCGAGGACGCGGAGTTCCTCCGGCCGATCGTGGTGCCGCTGCACGGTGCCACCCGGATCCGGGTCGCGGCCGTGGTCACCGGCCCGGACACGGTCGAGGTCGCGCTGCGCGGCGAGGAGACCGGCTTCGACGCCGACCACTTCCGGGCGCGGCTGAGCTTCGCCCCCGCGGTCCCGGCGGCCGGAGCGCCGGAGCAGACCGCACCCGGCCTGCCCGACGTGCCGCTCGACCCGGCGACCGATCTCTACGGGCCGGTGCTGTTCCAGGGCCGCCGCTTCCAGCGTCTGCGGGCGTACCACCGCGTCGCCGCCCGCGATGTCGACGCCACCGTGGCGGCCGACGCCTCGACCGACTGGTTCGCCGCGTACCTGCCGGCCACGCTGCTGCTCGGCGACCCGGGCGTACGGGACGCGATGATGCACGGCAACCAGGTGTGCGTACCCGACGCGACGCTGCTGCCGCAGGGAATCGAACGGATCGTGCCGGCCGGTGCGGCCATGTTCGACGCCGACACGCTGCGGTTCCGCGCCACCGAACGGTCGCGGGACGGCGACACCTATGTCTATGACATCGCGCTGCGGGACGCGTCCGGCACCGTCGTCGAGCGATGGGAGGGGCTGCGGCTGCGCGCCGTGCGCAAGCTGGACGGCTCCGGGCCCTGGCATCCGGTCCTGCTCGGCTCCTACCTGGAACGCGCGCTGGACGACGTGCTGGGATCGGCGATCGCGGTCGCGGTCGAACCGGCGCCGGCCGGCCTGGACCGGTCGACCGCCACGGTCGCGGTCGGGCGGGCGCTGGGCGCACCGGCGAAGGTCCGCCACACCAGGGACGGCCGCCCCTCGGTCAGCGGGAGGAACGTGTCGACCAGCTCGGCCGCCGGGCTCGCCCTGTGCGTCGCGGCCGTCGATCCGGTCGGCTGCGCCGTCGAGCCGGTAGCCGGCCAGGGCGCCGATCAGCTCGGCCCGCACGCGACGGCGGCACGGATGGTGGCCGAGGCCGCCGGCGAACCGCTCGACGCGGCGGCGGCGCGCGTACGGGCCGCGCTGGACTGTCGATCCGGTGACGGGGAGTGGCGGGTGGCAACGGCCGGACCGGCCGGTTGGGTCGTGCTCGAACGGGACGACCAGCGGGTGGCCACCTTCGTCACCACCGTGTCCGGGGCGAGCGGGAAGCTCGCCGTGGCCATTCTCAGTGGAGGACGCGCATGA
- a CDS encoding DUF1702 family protein, with product MNALRVLRRKMMTPPRSATRLEVRGFHDKSPEARELLERVGGTFLDGYGFAAQAPAPDAAVAPLEEVPTRFRGFAYEGAAMAFAVRDGLRPGGGHNVERFLAGAAADHLYMAYVGVGWAMARLPRIRWSTLHAPDPLLRWLVLDGYGFHQAYFRTERYVYDRYEDPSIPWRDPTARYYASRATDQGIGRALWFIGGTDVDVVASLVERYSRRRRADLYSGVGLAATYAGGATEAELTALCAHAQDYLPQLAQGAAFGAAARARANLVVPHNEMATQIFCGRSVAAAQAVTDEARVDLPADGLVPAYEIWRQRIAAALVPSSHYATIGEESR from the coding sequence ATGAATGCGCTTCGCGTCCTTCGGCGCAAGATGATGACACCCCCCCGATCGGCTACGCGTCTCGAGGTTCGCGGCTTCCACGACAAGAGCCCGGAAGCCCGCGAACTGCTGGAGCGCGTCGGCGGCACGTTCCTCGACGGCTACGGGTTCGCCGCGCAGGCGCCGGCTCCGGACGCCGCCGTGGCACCTCTGGAGGAGGTGCCGACCCGGTTCCGTGGCTTCGCCTACGAGGGCGCGGCCATGGCCTTCGCGGTCCGCGACGGCCTGCGTCCGGGCGGCGGGCACAACGTGGAGCGGTTCCTCGCCGGCGCCGCCGCCGACCACCTCTACATGGCGTACGTCGGCGTCGGCTGGGCGATGGCCCGCCTGCCCCGGATCCGGTGGTCGACGCTGCACGCGCCCGACCCGCTGCTGCGCTGGCTGGTGCTCGACGGGTACGGCTTCCACCAGGCGTACTTCCGGACCGAGCGCTACGTCTACGACCGGTACGAGGACCCCTCGATCCCGTGGCGTGACCCGACCGCGCGCTACTACGCGTCGCGCGCCACCGACCAGGGCATCGGTCGCGCCCTGTGGTTCATCGGCGGCACCGACGTCGACGTGGTGGCCAGCCTGGTCGAGCGCTACTCGCGCCGCCGGCGGGCCGACCTCTACAGCGGGGTCGGGCTGGCCGCCACCTACGCCGGCGGCGCCACCGAGGCCGAGCTGACCGCGCTGTGTGCGCACGCTCAGGACTACCTGCCGCAGCTGGCGCAGGGCGCCGCGTTCGGCGCCGCCGCCCGGGCCCGGGCGAACCTGGTCGTCCCGCACAACGAGATGGCCACGCAGATCTTCTGCGGCCGATCGGTGGCGGCGGCCCAGGCGGTCACCGACGAGGCTCGCGTCGACCTTCCGGCTGACGGCCTGGTCCCGGCGTACGAGATCTGGCGGCAGCGGATCGCCGCGGCGCTGGTGCCGTCCAGCCACTACGCAACGATCGGCGAGGAGTCGAGATGA
- a CDS encoding copper resistance CopC family protein: protein MTRSTWWGRIAAGAAAAVVVAIGALLAAQSGPGAHLGPVFPSDGAVLRDAPRQVSLTFDTAVRPQQIHIGVSDGRGKLVPSGAAAVAGTDITQPVTIADDGAYVLAYHVVLADGRTFSGASRFQVSPSGSLAAPAPVTGHNHFSDDPLSVALTVVAAVFVVALIALLVHRPRPARSTAQE, encoded by the coding sequence ATGACGCGATCCACGTGGTGGGGGCGAATCGCCGCGGGCGCCGCGGCGGCCGTGGTCGTCGCGATCGGCGCGCTGCTGGCCGCCCAGAGCGGCCCCGGAGCCCACCTCGGGCCGGTGTTCCCGTCCGACGGGGCGGTCCTGCGCGACGCGCCCCGCCAGGTGTCGCTCACCTTCGACACGGCCGTACGGCCGCAGCAGATCCACATCGGGGTCTCCGACGGTCGCGGGAAACTCGTGCCCTCGGGCGCTGCCGCGGTCGCCGGCACGGACATCACCCAGCCGGTCACCATCGCGGACGACGGCGCGTACGTGCTCGCCTACCACGTGGTGCTGGCTGACGGGCGGACCTTCTCCGGCGCGAGCCGTTTCCAGGTGTCGCCGTCCGGGTCTCTCGCCGCGCCGGCTCCGGTCACCGGCCACAACCACTTCAGCGACGACCCGCTCAGCGTCGCGCTCACCGTCGTCGCGGCGGTGTTCGTCGTCGCTCTGATCGCCCTACTCGTCCACCGGCCTCGTCCGGCCAGGTCAACGGCACAGGAGTAG